ATGACTGACACCGCCGTGCGGGAACATCCAGCACCTAGAATCCGTTGCACCACGTGAACCCGATCGAAAGCGTTTCTCCATGACCGACGACGTCCGTAGTCTCATCATCATCGGCTCCGGCCCTTCCGGGTACACGGCTGCCATCTATGCCGCGCGAGCCAATCTCAACCCCCTCGTCTTCGAGGGTTCCGTGACCGCCGGTGGCGCGTTGATGAACACCACCGACGTCGAGAACTTCCCGGGCTTCCCCGACGGCATCATGGGCCCGGCCCTGATGGACAACCTGCGCGCCCAGGCCGAGCGCTTCGGCGCCGAGCTCGTGGCCGACGACGTCACGTCGTGCGACCTGACCGGCGACATCAAGACCGTGCAGCTGGCCAACGGCTCGACGTACCGCGCCCACGCGGTGATCCTCGCCATGGGTTCGGGCTACCGCAAGCTCGGCATCGAGGGTGAGGACACGCTCTCGGGCCACGGCGTCAGCTGGTGCGCCACGTGTGACGGCTTCTTCTTCCGCGGCAAGGACATCGCCGTGGTCGGCGGTGGCGACTCCGCCGTCGAGGAGGCCCTGTTCCTGACGCGCTTCGCCGACAAGGTCACGCTGATCCACCGCCGCGACGAGCTGCGCGCCAGCAAGAT
Above is a window of Aeromicrobium senzhongii DNA encoding:
- the trxB gene encoding thioredoxin-disulfide reductase, with amino-acid sequence MTDDVRSLIIIGSGPSGYTAAIYAARANLNPLVFEGSVTAGGALMNTTDVENFPGFPDGIMGPALMDNLRAQAERFGAELVADDVTSCDLTGDIKTVQLANGSTYRAHAVILAMGSGYRKLGIEGEDTLSGHGVSWCATCDGFFFRGKDIAVVGGGDSAVEEALFLTRFADKVTLIHRRDELRASKIMAERALANDKLEFAWNSAVDQIHGDGMLEGVTLRDTETGETRRLDISGLFIAIGHDPRSELLVGQVDLDDEGYVLTQPGSTATNLRGVFAAGDLVDHTYRQAITAAGTGCQAALDAERFLADIEAAGFPEPAVALTD